A genomic window from Nicotiana sylvestris chromosome 11, ASM39365v2, whole genome shotgun sequence includes:
- the LOC138880784 gene encoding uncharacterized protein — MRDGVNLRWVSLSRGESRQLGNVLVQNALDKVKLILEQLRTAQSRQKSYADKKVCDVSYMVGEKVLLEVSPMKGIMRFGKKGKLALGSLGHLGCFRGLKVAYKIALPPSLSSVHPVFHVSMLRKYVGDPSHVLNFSTIQLNGDMTYDVEPVTILDRQVRKLRSKDIASIKVQWRGHPIEEATWEIEREMWSI; from the coding sequence ATGAGAGATGGTGTAAATCTCCGgtgggttagtttgagccgggGTGAGTCTAGGCAATTGGGTAATGTCTTGGTTCAGAATGCattggacaaggttaaattgattctgGAGCAGCTTCGCACAgcgcagtctagacagaagagctatgccgacaagaaggtttgtgatgtgtcttacatggttggggagaaggttctgcttgaggtttcacccatgaagggtattatgagattcgggaagaagggaaagttagcCCTCGGTTCATTAGGCCATTTGGGGTGCTTTAGAGGGTTGAAGGTGGCTTACAAGATCgccttgccacctagtttgtcaagtgtgcatccagtatttcatgtttctatgctccggaagtatgtcggcgatccgtctcatgttttgaatTTTAGCACGATTCAGTTGAATGGTGATATGACTTATGATGTTGAGCCGGTGACCATTTTGGATcgacaggttcgaaagttgaggtcaaaggatatagcttcaatcaaggtgcagtggagaggtcatccaattgaggaggctacttgggagatcgagcgggagatgtggagtatATAA